In a single window of the Saccharothrix australiensis genome:
- a CDS encoding DUF1048 domain-containing protein: MGIRDMIEGKKQWRAHVARAKALPPDYRIVYEEIQKYLFKVGPTDLLDGPLLYGIVDFFEEGAASGKGVLDLIGDDVAAFCDGLIKDSRTYSDVYQESVAEKSREADE, translated from the coding sequence ATGGGCATCCGGGACATGATCGAGGGCAAGAAGCAGTGGCGGGCACACGTCGCGCGGGCCAAGGCGCTCCCGCCGGACTACCGGATCGTCTACGAGGAGATCCAGAAGTACCTCTTCAAGGTCGGGCCGACCGACCTGCTCGACGGTCCCCTGCTCTACGGGATCGTGGACTTCTTCGAGGAGGGCGCGGCGTCCGGCAAGGGGGTCCTGGACCTCATCGGCGACGACGTCGCGGCCTTCTGCGACGGCCTGATCAAGGACTCGCGCACCTACTCGGACGTCTACCAGGAGTCCGTCGCCGAAAAATCCCGCGAAGCCGACGAGTGA
- a CDS encoding DUF1048 domain-containing protein has product MSFWETITGSDLTREVKAFDARAAALPADYQAAWEEIKLHLVPYSDFTGRNLMPIFDSGLALLEEAAADGQDIRDVLGDDVKGFCAALAGGKEAPGYRDRWREQLNRNVARKLGQLGG; this is encoded by the coding sequence ATGAGCTTCTGGGAAACCATCACCGGCAGCGACCTCACCAGGGAGGTGAAGGCGTTCGACGCCAGGGCGGCGGCGTTGCCCGCCGACTACCAGGCGGCGTGGGAGGAGATCAAGCTCCACCTCGTGCCCTACTCGGACTTCACGGGCCGCAACCTGATGCCGATCTTCGACAGCGGGCTGGCGCTGCTGGAGGAGGCCGCGGCGGACGGGCAGGACATCCGCGACGTGCTCGGTGACGACGTCAAGGGCTTCTGCGCGGCGCTGGCCGGCGGTAAGGAGGCGCCGGGCTACCGCGACCGCTGGCGCGAGCAGTTGAACAGGAACGTGGCGCGCAAACTGGGGCAGCTGGGAGGCTGA
- a CDS encoding PadR family transcriptional regulator, with protein sequence MDDLTEMLKGTLEGCVLQIIGREETYGYAITRRLNELGFTDVVEGTVYTILLRLEKNGLVQVTKRPSGVGPPRKFYALNDAGRAELATFWAKWEYVSSRIDQLKEGGA encoded by the coding sequence ATGGACGACCTGACAGAGATGCTGAAGGGCACGCTCGAAGGCTGCGTGCTCCAGATCATCGGCCGCGAGGAGACCTACGGGTACGCCATCACGCGTCGGCTGAACGAACTCGGCTTCACCGACGTCGTCGAGGGGACGGTCTACACCATCCTGCTGCGACTGGAGAAGAACGGGCTCGTCCAGGTGACGAAGCGACCGTCCGGCGTGGGTCCGCCGCGCAAGTTCTACGCGCTCAACGACGCCGGACGCGCGGAGCTCGCGACGTTCTGGGCCAAGTGGGAGTACGTCTCATCACGGATCGACCAGCTCAAGGAGGGCGGGGCATGA
- a CDS encoding EF-hand domain-containing protein: MSEQLPTRNVDRVFAVLDLDGDGRVEWADFEDKTSAISREFAVAPDAPEAVRLLAAYRRVWEYVRGAADTDRDDAVTREEFEQAHLAGRLSTAAVADLWATASDRCFELIDRDGDGRIDQGVLAALYRSAEVRDAEQTAAVAFAAMDANSDALVDQAEFTANVRGVFTATDESMKGAHMLGA; encoded by the coding sequence ATGTCCGAGCAACTGCCGACGAGGAATGTCGACCGCGTTTTCGCGGTGCTCGACCTGGATGGCGACGGTCGGGTGGAATGGGCCGATTTCGAGGACAAGACGAGCGCGATCAGCCGGGAGTTCGCGGTCGCGCCGGACGCGCCCGAGGCCGTGCGCCTGCTGGCGGCCTACCGGCGCGTGTGGGAGTACGTGCGCGGCGCGGCGGACACCGACCGCGACGACGCCGTGACGCGGGAGGAGTTCGAGCAGGCCCACCTGGCGGGCCGGCTGTCCACGGCGGCGGTGGCGGACCTGTGGGCCACCGCGTCCGACAGGTGCTTCGAGTTGATCGACCGCGACGGCGACGGCCGCATCGACCAGGGCGTGCTGGCGGCGCTGTACCGGAGCGCGGAGGTGCGCGACGCGGAGCAGACGGCCGCGGTCGCCTTCGCCGCGATGGACGCCAACAGCGACGCCCTCGTCGACCAGGCCGAGTTCACCGCGAACGTGCGCGGCGTCTTCACCGCGACCGACGAGTCGATGAAAGGCGCCCACATGCTCGGCGCCTGA
- a CDS encoding papain-like cysteine protease family protein, with protein MGRFKFAAAASAIALTTSGLLVAAGGTAQAEAAYDEITMLKQEKTQWCWVASGLTIAKFQGYGSTQADFCNRAQPYYGCNNQPATLDDMAKGWKSLGMAHTGSGLNNAASFNQVYTDVKAARPLGARIGWTSGGGHMNVVYGFDTSNNTIGVADPWPDTTTYTWWNYNDYVSNNSFKWTHSRIGISR; from the coding sequence ATGGGCAGGTTCAAGTTCGCGGCCGCGGCGTCGGCCATCGCGCTGACGACCTCCGGGTTGCTCGTGGCCGCCGGTGGCACGGCCCAGGCGGAAGCGGCATACGACGAGATCACCATGCTCAAGCAGGAGAAGACCCAGTGGTGCTGGGTCGCCTCCGGCCTGACGATCGCCAAGTTCCAGGGCTACGGCAGCACGCAGGCCGACTTCTGCAACCGCGCCCAGCCCTACTACGGCTGCAACAACCAGCCCGCCACCCTCGACGACATGGCCAAGGGGTGGAAGAGCCTCGGCATGGCGCACACCGGCTCGGGCCTGAACAACGCGGCGTCGTTCAACCAGGTCTACACCGACGTCAAGGCGGCCCGTCCGCTCGGCGCGCGCATCGGGTGGACCTCGGGTGGCGGCCACATGAACGTCGTCTACGGCTTCGACACGTCCAACAACACCATCGGCGTGGCCGACCCCTGGCCGGACACCACCACCTACACGTGGTGGAACTACAACGACTACGTCAGCAACAACTCGTTCAAGTGGACCCACTCCCGGATCGGCATCTCCCGTTAA
- a CDS encoding MarR family winged helix-turn-helix transcriptional regulator yields MRPDDALHDALVRTSFRMMAVLTRIGAGHDLSLTQLRLLGLLRDRRPRMTELAAFLGLDKSTMSGLVERAERRGLVARGKSSEDRRVVDVFITPEGRELAERVQEEIRSALAPYTDRLAPDDRPALTRLLDAVSGTTTGNHGITGSSDASP; encoded by the coding sequence ATGAGGCCCGATGACGCGCTCCACGACGCCCTGGTCCGGACGTCCTTCCGGATGATGGCCGTGCTCACCCGCATCGGAGCCGGCCACGACCTGTCCCTCACCCAGCTGCGGCTGCTCGGCCTCCTGCGCGACCGCCGACCGCGCATGACCGAGCTGGCCGCCTTCCTGGGGCTGGACAAGTCCACGATGTCCGGCCTCGTCGAACGGGCCGAGCGCCGGGGTCTCGTGGCACGGGGCAAGTCGTCGGAGGACCGCCGGGTGGTCGACGTGTTCATCACCCCGGAGGGGCGCGAACTCGCGGAACGGGTGCAGGAGGAGATCCGCTCGGCCCTCGCGCCCTACACCGACCGCCTGGCGCCGGACGACCGCCCGGCGCTCACGCGGCTGCTCGACGCCGTTTCCGGCACGACGACGGGGAACCACGGGATCACGGGGTCGTCCGACGCCTCGCCCTGA
- a CDS encoding FAD-dependent monooxygenase: MPATNRKRCLVVGLGISGLATAIRLRRIGWEPVIVERAPDRRPGGYFVALFGAGLAAARRLGFDHAIPDRSVPGGRTFTVTRDGDREPGLGFSDLAGDRRMMLRGDVESAAFDALPADVEIRYATWPTRIEQDGSGVDVTLEHGGVARTERFFLVVGADGLRSTVRRLVFGPHERHLHRLGYMTAALALPGPLGGAPPRDGISLFEPGRALWLFPFVDRPHSLLFSYRTDDVDGQFTGRPADRVRAAFGPEPAGPLLGRALDELDDADSFLFDTVEQARMAAWSSGRVVLVGDSAWCVGLYAGMGVSAALAGADLLGTALDRHAGDVPGALRSWESRLRPFITGYQRTGVRGRLFFTPDNQRQIALRSITARGTRLPVIGDALRSLRSRSRVNRERDFDIARGSSSAA; this comes from the coding sequence GTGCCCGCCACCAACCGCAAGCGTTGCCTCGTCGTCGGCCTCGGCATCAGCGGTCTCGCCACCGCGATCCGCCTGCGCCGGATCGGCTGGGAGCCGGTGATCGTGGAACGTGCGCCGGACCGCCGGCCGGGCGGCTACTTCGTCGCCCTCTTCGGCGCGGGGCTGGCCGCCGCGCGCCGGCTCGGCTTCGACCACGCCATACCCGACCGGTCCGTGCCCGGCGGGCGGACCTTCACCGTCACCAGGGACGGCGACCGCGAACCCGGCCTGGGGTTCAGCGACCTCGCGGGCGACCGGCGGATGATGCTGCGCGGCGACGTCGAGAGCGCCGCGTTCGACGCGCTCCCCGCAGACGTCGAGATCCGCTACGCGACGTGGCCCACCAGGATCGAGCAGGACGGGTCCGGTGTGGACGTCACCCTCGAACACGGCGGCGTGGCCCGCACCGAGCGGTTCTTCCTCGTCGTCGGTGCGGACGGGCTGCGTTCCACGGTCCGCCGGCTCGTTTTCGGTCCGCACGAACGACATCTGCACCGGCTCGGCTACATGACCGCGGCACTCGCCCTGCCGGGCCCGCTCGGGGGAGCGCCGCCGCGCGACGGCATCAGCCTCTTCGAGCCCGGCCGCGCGCTGTGGCTGTTCCCCTTCGTGGACCGCCCCCACAGCCTGCTGTTCTCCTACCGCACCGACGACGTGGACGGGCAGTTCACCGGGCGGCCCGCGGATCGCGTCCGCGCCGCGTTCGGCCCGGAACCGGCGGGCCCGCTGCTCGGCCGGGCGCTGGACGAGCTGGACGACGCCGACAGCTTCCTGTTCGACACCGTGGAGCAGGCGCGGATGGCGGCGTGGTCCAGCGGTCGGGTGGTGCTCGTCGGCGACTCGGCGTGGTGCGTGGGCCTCTACGCCGGCATGGGCGTCTCCGCCGCGCTCGCGGGGGCCGACCTGCTCGGCACCGCGCTGGACCGCCACGCCGGCGACGTCCCCGGCGCGCTGCGGTCGTGGGAATCCCGGCTGCGCCCGTTCATCACCGGCTACCAGCGTACGGGCGTCCGGGGGCGGCTCTTCTTCACGCCCGACAACCAGCGGCAGATCGCACTCCGGTCGATCACCGCACGCGGCACCCGACTTCCCGTGATCGGCGACGCGCTGCGCTCCCTGCGGAGCAGGAGCAGGGTCAACCGGGAGCGCGACTTCGACATCGCGCGCGGCTCGTCGTCGGCGGCCTGA
- a CDS encoding response regulator — MSGPVRVLVCDDQALVRTGFATIIDAQPDLEVVGECGDGRAAVDLAERLRPDVVVMDVRMPVLDGIEATRLLAGADVANPAKVLVVTTFNLDEYVYEALRAGASGFLLKDAPPAQLLHGIRTVATGWALLAPEVTRQLVGRYAERIRPARGAPDDIPLTARELEVLRLIADGLSNGEIAATLVISHETVKTYVSRILTKLDLRDRVQAVVYAYRHGLVA; from the coding sequence GTGAGCGGACCGGTCCGGGTGCTGGTGTGCGACGACCAGGCGTTGGTGCGCACGGGGTTCGCGACGATCATCGACGCGCAGCCCGACCTTGAGGTCGTGGGCGAGTGCGGTGACGGGCGCGCCGCCGTCGACCTCGCCGAGCGGTTGCGCCCCGACGTGGTGGTGATGGACGTCCGGATGCCGGTGCTCGACGGCATCGAGGCGACGCGCCTGCTGGCGGGCGCGGACGTCGCGAACCCGGCCAAGGTGCTCGTCGTGACGACGTTCAACCTGGACGAGTACGTGTACGAGGCGCTGCGCGCGGGCGCCAGCGGGTTCCTGCTCAAGGACGCGCCGCCCGCGCAGCTGCTGCACGGCATCCGCACGGTCGCGACCGGGTGGGCGCTGCTCGCGCCCGAGGTGACCCGTCAGCTCGTCGGCCGGTACGCCGAGCGGATACGGCCAGCGCGGGGCGCGCCGGACGACATCCCGCTGACCGCGCGGGAACTCGAAGTCCTGCGCCTCATCGCGGACGGCCTGTCCAACGGCGAGATCGCCGCGACGCTGGTGATCAGCCACGAGACCGTCAAGACCTACGTGTCCCGCATCCTCACCAAGCTCGACCTCCGCGACCGCGTGCAAGCCGTCGTCTACGCGTACCGGCACGGCTTGGTGGCCTGA
- a CDS encoding sensor histidine kinase, producing MIGLRQIPDLWQRCDVTVRDVPLALALALASLVPALHSRGTQLGDLPTRPMDALAVAVIALECLPLVVRRRWPLLCLALVCTGFAADQLLGYHAVAGTALPLALLSTGLHLDHHRRTTAVLASAAYVPLAAALDRQGSTEGVAGFTTFYLALAAAWAVGAWLRLSRTAEAERRGHVAEVTRLAERARIARELHDVVTHHVTAMVVQAEAARYLTASPERLDQALAAITDTGRRSIADLRHLLDVLNPDHAADPRAPSVGELSALVEQTRRAGQPVEFTEEGVPPAGSARVVAYRVVQEALTNALKYAHGNRTTVRVRHGGSEIVVEVGTEGGNSSAASPGGSGRGLAGLRERVGVLGGEFSAGRRGGDFVVRARIPAGSPS from the coding sequence GTGATCGGCCTCCGGCAGATCCCGGACCTGTGGCAGCGCTGCGACGTCACGGTCCGGGACGTCCCGCTCGCGCTCGCGCTGGCGCTCGCTTCGCTGGTGCCCGCGCTGCACAGCCGGGGCACCCAGCTCGGCGACCTCCCGACCCGCCCGATGGACGCGTTGGCCGTGGCCGTGATCGCGCTGGAGTGCCTGCCGCTGGTCGTGCGCAGGAGGTGGCCGCTCCTGTGCCTCGCGCTGGTGTGCACGGGGTTCGCGGCCGACCAGCTCCTCGGCTACCACGCGGTCGCGGGCACCGCGCTCCCCCTCGCGCTGCTGAGCACCGGGCTCCACCTGGACCACCACCGCCGCACCACCGCCGTGCTGGCCTCCGCGGCGTACGTGCCGCTGGCCGCCGCGCTCGACCGGCAGGGGTCGACCGAGGGCGTGGCCGGGTTCACGACGTTCTACCTGGCGCTGGCCGCCGCGTGGGCGGTCGGTGCGTGGCTGCGGCTGTCCAGGACCGCGGAGGCGGAGCGCCGCGGTCACGTGGCCGAGGTCACCCGGCTCGCCGAGCGCGCCCGCATCGCGCGCGAGCTGCACGACGTCGTGACCCACCACGTGACGGCGATGGTCGTGCAAGCCGAGGCGGCGCGGTACCTGACCGCGTCCCCCGAGCGCCTCGACCAGGCGCTGGCCGCGATCACCGACACCGGCCGCCGGTCCATCGCGGACCTGCGGCACCTGCTCGACGTGCTGAACCCGGACCACGCCGCCGATCCGCGCGCGCCGTCCGTCGGCGAGCTGAGCGCGCTCGTGGAGCAGACCAGGCGCGCCGGGCAGCCGGTGGAGTTCACCGAGGAGGGCGTGCCGCCGGCGGGGAGCGCGAGGGTGGTGGCGTACCGGGTGGTGCAGGAGGCGTTGACCAACGCGCTCAAGTACGCGCACGGCAACCGGACCACGGTGCGCGTGCGGCACGGCGGGAGCGAGATCGTGGTGGAGGTCGGCACCGAGGGCGGGAATTCGTCCGCCGCGTCACCGGGCGGGAGCGGACGCGGCCTCGCCGGGCTGCGCGAGCGGGTCGGCGTGCTCGGCGGCGAGTTCAGCGCGGGCAGGCGGGGCGGCGACTTCGTGGTGCGCGCCCGCATCCCGGCGGGGAGCCCGTCGTGA
- a CDS encoding CPBP family intramembrane glutamic endopeptidase, protein MRLLLQFGVVALVAFAGSAIVGAVQWNVPLTLALGLATAALSLYAYVQVVRRTERRAPVEVALRGAGPAFGRGLLIGLGMFAAVILNIAFLGGYEVLGWGSPAGATALLGFMAAAVVTEELLFRGILFRIVEQRIGTWASLALTGVLFGAAHLFNPHATLWSASAIAVEAGFMLAAAYAATRNLWVPIGVHFGWNYAQGGIFSASVSGKDAPQGLLDGVTSGPLLLSGGEFGPEASGYSVLAGVAVTAGFLWLARRRGNLVALPRRSATAATLAG, encoded by the coding sequence ATGCGACTGTTGTTGCAGTTCGGTGTGGTCGCCCTGGTCGCTTTCGCCGGCAGCGCGATCGTCGGCGCGGTGCAGTGGAATGTGCCCCTCACCCTGGCGTTGGGCCTCGCGACGGCGGCGCTCTCGCTGTACGCCTACGTCCAGGTGGTGCGGCGGACCGAGCGCCGGGCACCGGTCGAGGTGGCGTTGCGGGGAGCGGGCCCCGCGTTCGGGCGCGGGTTGCTGATCGGCCTCGGCATGTTCGCCGCCGTCATCCTGAACATCGCGTTCCTCGGCGGCTACGAGGTGCTGGGGTGGGGCTCGCCGGCGGGCGCGACGGCGTTGCTCGGGTTCATGGCCGCCGCCGTCGTGACCGAGGAGTTGCTGTTCCGCGGCATCCTGTTCCGCATCGTCGAGCAGCGGATCGGCACGTGGGCGTCGCTCGCGCTCACCGGGGTGCTGTTCGGCGCGGCGCACCTGTTCAACCCGCACGCCACGTTGTGGTCCGCGTCCGCCATCGCCGTCGAGGCCGGGTTCATGCTGGCCGCCGCCTACGCCGCCACGCGGAACCTGTGGGTGCCCATCGGCGTGCACTTCGGCTGGAACTACGCGCAGGGCGGCATCTTCAGCGCCAGCGTCTCCGGCAAGGACGCCCCGCAGGGTCTGCTGGACGGCGTGACGTCCGGCCCGCTCCTGCTCAGCGGCGGCGAGTTCGGCCCGGAGGCGAGCGGGTACTCGGTGCTGGCGGGCGTGGCGGTGACGGCCGGGTTCCTGTGGCTGGCCCGGCGGCGCGGCAACCTGGTGGCGCTGCCCCGCCGTTCGGCCACCGCCGCTACGCTCGCCGGGTGA
- a CDS encoding AfsA-related hotdog domain-containing protein: MLSPVGRSDSWLPRVDRRHPVLFDHPVDHVPGMALQEAGRQA; encoded by the coding sequence GTGCTGTCGCCCGTCGGCCGCTCCGACAGCTGGCTGCCGCGCGTCGACCGGCGCCACCCGGTCCTGTTCGACCACCCGGTGGACCACGTGCCGGGGATGGCGCTCCAGGAGGCGGGCCGGCAGGCGTGA
- a CDS encoding maleylpyruvate isomerase N-terminal domain-containing protein — MHLELTDRRWRELRAALDTATDRFVELLLACRTPDRQAVGRWTAAETAAHTAIVADLNAGLLHAPSAPLGLPEVDRFATTTTLGGLAHLNDVALREFPERSPEAVARRLRAGVSLLLDRSADLDPLGPATWLGSAPLPVASLLAHQLNETLLHGFDVAQAMSRPWPVPSAEAALAFDLFLVPLLGCDTDRLFGDDAGQGRRVHVEFRSRHTTPVVLASGGGRVGAEPPGREVDARVRFEPGALMLVVFRRKRLVPAVATGRIVASGRRPWAAVTYLRRMRTP, encoded by the coding sequence TTGCACCTCGAACTCACCGACCGGCGGTGGCGGGAACTGCGGGCCGCGCTCGACACCGCGACCGACCGGTTCGTCGAGCTGCTCCTCGCCTGCCGGACCCCGGACCGCCAGGCGGTCGGCCGCTGGACCGCCGCCGAGACGGCCGCGCACACCGCCATCGTCGCCGACCTCAACGCCGGCCTGCTGCACGCGCCCTCGGCCCCGCTCGGCCTCCCCGAGGTCGACCGGTTCGCCACGACCACCACGCTCGGCGGCCTCGCCCACCTCAACGACGTCGCGCTGCGCGAGTTCCCCGAGCGGTCGCCGGAGGCGGTCGCCCGTCGGCTGCGCGCCGGCGTCTCGCTGCTGCTGGACCGCAGCGCCGACCTCGACCCGCTCGGCCCCGCGACGTGGCTGGGCAGCGCACCGCTCCCGGTCGCGTCCCTGCTGGCCCACCAGCTCAACGAGACGCTGCTGCACGGCTTCGACGTCGCCCAGGCGATGTCCAGGCCGTGGCCGGTGCCGTCCGCCGAGGCCGCGCTCGCGTTCGACCTGTTCCTCGTGCCGCTGCTCGGCTGCGACACGGACCGCCTCTTCGGCGACGACGCGGGGCAGGGGCGTCGCGTCCACGTGGAGTTCCGCTCGCGGCACACCACCCCGGTCGTGCTCGCGTCCGGTGGTGGCCGGGTCGGCGCGGAACCGCCGGGGCGCGAGGTGGACGCGCGCGTCCGGTTCGAGCCGGGCGCGCTGATGCTCGTCGTCTTCCGCCGCAAGCGGCTCGTGCCCGCCGTCGCGACCGGCCGGATCGTCGCGTCCGGTCGCCGTCCCTGGGCGGCCGTGACCTACCTGCGGCGGATGCGCACACCCTGA